From a region of the Mauremys mutica isolate MM-2020 ecotype Southern chromosome 12, ASM2049712v1, whole genome shotgun sequence genome:
- the LOC123346594 gene encoding C-type lectin domain family 2 member D-like — protein MGEEGNPLREAVVVTSKQPPPCPPAAPWCPEGWIRIQGKCYYFSKAEENWTYSQSFCSSHGASLAGIESPQELGSLLPYEGKLDHWIGLRKDTGQVWKWADGTEFDHWFQIHGGADCAQLDEDFTVVTSSCSTPRKWICSKPDTPGKGEEGAVGGDS, from the exons ATGGGTGAGGAGGGAAACCCGCTCAGAGAGGCTGTTG TGGTAACATCTAAGCAgcctcctccatgcccccctgctgccccctggtgcccgGAAGGCTGGATCCGGATCCAAGGGAAATGTTACTATTTTTCTAAGGCTGAAGAGAACTGGACCTACAGCCAGAGCTTCTGCTCTTCACACGGTGCCTCCCTGGCCGGGATTGAGAGTCCGCAGGAGCTG GGTTCCTTGCTGCCATACGAAGGCAAACTGGACCACTGGATCGGCCTCCGGAAGGACACGGGCCAGGTCTGGAAATGGGCCGACGGGACCGAGTTTGACCATTG GTTTCAAATACACGGAGGCGCAGACTGTGCGCAGCTGGAcgaagatttcactgttgtcACATCAAGCTGCAGCACACCAAGAAAATGGATCTGCAGTAAACCTGATAcccctgggaagggagaggagggagcagtgggaggggatTCGTGA